In Marinibacterium anthonyi, the DNA window GGCCATCGACCGCCTGCAGGCAATCCTCGACGACGCCGAGGTCACCCCGGACTTGCAACAGCGCGCCTCGCAGGTGATTGTGGCGCTCGGGGGCGAACCGCGTGGCAACGACGCCGGATCCCAGGGATAAGAAGAACCACGGTGAACCGGCGCGGCCCATGCCGCGCGGGCACCAAGGACAGATGGCGCGCGCTCCGATGGGAACCGTGCGCCGGCGACGGAACGGACGACTGACGGAAGTACGGGCAGAACCATGACCAAGGCACAAGACACCACCTCCGGGCGCGGCCGGGCCTGGCTTTCCGTACTGGCGGCGCTGGCGCTGCTGGCCGCCTGCCAGGAACCCGAAGTCGTGCTGCCCGGCGACCGCGAGGACATCCCCGAGATCGCCGCCTTCAGCAAGGACCCCGATCCGGCCGACAACAAGGCCGTGTCGATCAGCCTGCCGTCGCAGACCACCAATTCCAGCTGGGCCCAGGGGCCCGGCACCACCGCCAACCGCGTGTCCAACGCGGCGCTACGCCCGGTTCCGGTCCTGGCCTGGGCCACCGGCATCGGCGAAGGCAACGACCGCCGCCACCGGATCACCGCCGCGCCCGTCGTCGGCGGCGGCAAGGTCTTCACCCTTGATTCGCGCGCACGTGTCACCGCTCTCAGCCCCAGCGGGGCGGTCCTGTGGACCTATGACGGCACGCCGCCCTGGGCCGGCAAGAACGACGCCACCGGCGGCGGGCTCGCCTATGACAACGGCACGCTTTACGTCTCGATCGGCTTCGGCAGCCTGATCGCGCTGGATGCCGCCACCGGCCAACCGCGCTGGACCCAGCGGCTTGAAGCCACCGGCAGCGGCAAACCGCTGGTCGCGGGCGACCTGGTCTACCTTGTCGCGGGCGATGACACCGGCTGGGCCGTCGAAAAATCGAACGGCCGCATCCGCTGGCAGATCGAATCCACCGACACCGTCGCCCACGTGTTGGGCGCGCCGTCCCCGGCCATCGCGGGCGACCTTGTCGTCTTTGCCTTCGGTTCGGGCGACATCGTCGGCACCTTCAAAAGCGGCGGGCTGCGCCGCTGGACCACCACCGTCGCCGGCAAGCGCCCCGGCAACTCCGCATCGCGCATCGGCGACGTGACCGGACCGCCGGTCGTGGTGGGCAGCAAGATCTACATCGGCAACGCCTCGGGCCGCATCGCGGCACTGGACTCGGGCTCGGGCGACCGGGTCTGGACAGCCCCCTTCGGCGCCATGACCAGCGTCTGGCCGGCGGGCAACAGCATCTTCGCGCTGACCGATTCCAACCAGCTGGTGCGCCTGAACGCGGCCGACGGCGACCCGATCTGGGCCGTCGACCTGCCGCGCTACATCAAGGACAAGCCGCTTGGCCGTGGTCCGGTCTATGCCCATTACGGCCCGATCCTGGCCGGAAGCCGCATCTGGGTCGCGTCCTCCGATGGCCATCTGCGCGCGTTTTCGCCCACCGACGGCAGCCTGCTGGCGGACATCGAAGTGCCCGGCGGCGCCACCGCGGACCCGGTCGTGGCGGGCAACACGCTGTATGTCGTCGGCGCCAAGGGGCAATTGTTCGCTTTCCGTTGAGGATGGAATAGGGTAAGGCACGCGTCTGTCCCTTTTTCGGCCCGTTTCATGACCCTGACCCTTGCCATCGTCGGACGCCCCAATGTGGGCAAGTCCACCCTGTTCAACCGCCTCGTGGGCAAACGCCTGGCGCTGGTCGACGACCAGCCGGGCGTGACCCGTGACTTGCGGGAAGGCCAGGCGCGCCTGGGCGACCTGAAGTTCACGGTCATCGACACCGCCGGGCTTGAAGAAGCCACCGACGAAAGCCTGCAGGGCCGGATGCGCAAGCTGACCGAACGCGCCGTCGACATGTCCGACGTCTGCCTGTTCATCATCGACGCCCGCACCGGTCTGGCTCCCGCCGACCGCGTCTTTGCCGAGATCCTGCGCAAGCGCGCCGGCCACGTGGTCCTGGCCGCCAACAAGGCCGAAGGCGCCGCCGCCGATGCCGGCGTGCTTGAAGCCTGGGAACTGGGCCTGGGCGAACCGGTGCGCATTTCCGCCGAACACGGCGAAGGCATGGCCGATCTTTACGCCGCGCTGATGCCGTTCGCCGATGCCGCCGACGCCAAGGCCGCGAAGGCCGCCGAGGACGCCCCCGAAATCGAGGTCGACCTGGACGAGGACAACGAAGACACCTCGATCCCGATGCCGACCGTGGCCAAGCCGCTGCAGGTCGCCGTGGTGGGCCGCCCCAACGCCGGCAAATCGACCCTGATCAACCGCATCGTCGGCGAAGACCGCCTGCTGACCGGCCCCGAAGCCGGGATCACCCGCGACGCGATCTCGCTGCCTGTGGTCTGGGACGGCACGCCGATGCGCATCTTTGACACCGCCGGCATGCGCAAGAAGGCCAAGGTCCAGGAAAAGCTGGAAAAGATGTCCGTGTCGGACGGCCTGCGCGCGGTCAAGTTCGCCGAGGTCGTCGTCGTCCTGCTGGACGCCGCGATTCCCTTTGAACAACAGGATCTGCGCATCGCCGACCTGGCCGAACGCGAAGGCCGCGCCGTGGTCGTCGCGGTCAACAAGTGGGACCTGGAAGACGACAAGAACGCCAAGATCCGCGAATTGCGCGAAAGCTTCGAACGGCTGCTGCCGCAGCTGCGCGGCGCGCCGCTGGTGACGTTGTCGGCCCGGACGGGCAGGGGCATCGACCGCCTGCACGCCGCGATCAACAAGGCCTACGAGGTCTGGAACCGCCGCGTGCCCACCGCCCAGCTGAACCGCTGGCTGGGCGCCATGGTCGAGGCGCACCCGCCCCCCGCGCCCCAGGGCAAGCGGATCAAGCTGCGCTACATGACCCAGGCCAAGACCCGGCCGCCGGGATTCGTGGTGATGTGTTCGCACCCGGAAAAGATGCCGGAAAGCTACACCCGCTACCTGGTCAACGGGCTGCGCGTGGACTTCGACATGCCGGGCACGCCGATCCGCCTGACGCTGCGGTCGCAGGCGTCCAAGAACCCCTACAAGGGCCGCAAGACCCCGGGGCCGTCGCGCCTGCGCAAGCACCTGAAATCCTGATGTCCTGACCTGACCGCGCCCCGGCCCCGTTGACGTGAACGTCCGGGGCCGGGTGCCGTTTTCCGTCCCGGAAACGGCCCGCCCGACACCGCGCCCGACACCGCACTCGACACCGCACCCGTCCCCACGACATCCACCTTGGCGATGACGCGCCATTCGCCGCCCAAGTCCGCACAGATTCGGGGCATCGACAGCCCGGCACGCCTGCTAAGCTTTTGTGATCACCGGACAAGCACCGCTGCGCGGTGGATTGCCGCGACCCGCCGTCACATCAAGAAAACGGATTACTATTTCGTTAAGAAAGGGTAATCCGGTTGTGGCACCATGGTCTCAACAGGCCGGCGGCACCCGGTCACCCCCTTGCGATCCCCAGCATGCGGGTTATTTGATAAAAAGTGTCAGGAACGGTCAACAAGGAGACCGGAGCATGTCGATCGATATCCGCGTCCACACCCGCCAATTCGTCGAAAAGGACAATCGCGTCGCAGCGCTAAGCTACTTCGGCACCTTCGCGGTTTATTTCACCTCGTTCTTCCTTGCGGCCACCTATGCCGCGACCTGGTGGATCCTGGTTCCGATGGGCGCGATCATGGCGCTGGCGGCGGTGCGGCTTTACGTGCTGCAACACGATTGCGGCCACCATTCGTTGTTCGAGACGCGCCAGCAAAACGAACTGGCCGGCCATGGCCTGTCGGTCTTCACCTTCGCGCCCTTCGAGGCGATGAAGCAGAATCACAACGAACATCACGGCTATATCGGCAACCTCGACCACCGCGACACCGGCGAAATCAACACGATGACGCTGCGCGAATGGAACGAGGCGGGCTTCTGGGAACGGCTGGGCTACCGGCTGTACCGCAACCCGTTCATTCTGATCCCGCTGGGCGCGCTGTTCACCTATTTCATCCGCTACCGCTGGCCCAAGAACGCCGTCAAATACGGCGTCCGGGGCGTCATCCTGCACAACATTGCGCTGCTGTGCTGGATCGGCCTGATCTACATGCTGTTCGGCTGGACCGGCATCTGGGTCTGGCTGGGGTCGTCCTATGCGGGCGGCATGTTCGGCGTCTGGCTGGTCTACCTGCAGCACAATTTCGAAGATACCTACTGGGACCGCCGTCCCGACCTCGACCCGCAGATCGCGGCGCTTCAGGGGTCGTCCTGCCTGGATTTCGGCTGGTTCTTCGACTTCATGGTGGCCTCGATCAACCTGCATGACATCCACCACCTGAATTCCCGCATCCCGTCCTACCGCCTGCGCGCCTGCCATTATTCGATCCCCGAAGAACTGGGCATGCGCCGCATCAAGTTCCCCGAGGCGATCCGCGCCATGCGGCTCAAGCTCTGGGACGAGGAAAACGAACGCCTGGTGCCGTTCCCGGCCACGCGCGAAACCCGGACAGCGGCGCACGCGGGCTGATCGCCGCCGGACGACAGACAAGGCAGGGGGGTGGCATCGGCCGCCCCCTTTCCGTATCCGGGACCCCGCACAGCCGCCCCGAAGGAGCCCCCAACCCAATGACAGATACCCAATGACAGACTTCGTCCTCGTGGATCTTGACGGCACCCTTGTCGATCCGGCGCCCGGCATCATCGGGTCCTTCCGCCACGCGCTGACCACGCTGGGCCATCCCGCGCCCCCGGCCCAGGACCTGGGATGGATCATTGGCCCGCCGCTGCGCCGCAGCTTCGAACGCCAGATCGGCGCGCCGGACCAGGTCGAAGACGCCGTCGCCCATTACCGTGACGTCTACGGGGGCGACGGGCTGTTCCAGGCCACGCTCTATGACGGCATCGTCGAGGCGCTGACCGGGCTGAAGGCGGCCGGCTACGGGATGTACCTGTGCACCGCCAAGCCCATCGTCTTCGCCCGCCGCATCACCGCGCATTTCGGGCTGGATACCCTGTTCGACGGCCAGTACGGCGCCGACCTTGACGGGCGTTTCGACGACAAGGGCGACCTGATCGCCCACATCCTGGCGCACGAGGGCCTTGACGGCGCGCGCGGCTGCATGATCGGCGACCGCGAAAACGACACTTCCGCCGCCGCGCGCAACGCCATGGCCTCGGTCGGCGTATTGTGGGGCTACGGCGACAGCGGCGAACTGACCCAGGGCGGCGCCAGCGTGTTGTGTGCACATCCCCGCGATCTGGGCGGCTGCATCGACACGCTGCTGGGATGCTGATCCCGGTCATCCCGGTCCCCATGCTTGCCATGCGGCCCATGGCGCCTATACAGGATTCAGGTGCCGGGCGAACCTTTCCGCTTTCCGGCCCGTCAGGGAGGCTGCACCGGGCAGAAAGGGACGATCATGGCTGTACTGACCGACATTGCCGGCATCGGTCCCGTGCTCGAACGCGCGCTGCGGGCAAGGGGGATCGCATCGGTGTCGGACCTGGCACAGGCCAGTCCCGACGACCTGCGCCCGGTCACCGGGGTCGGCCCGCGCCGCGCCGCCAAGCTGATCGAGGATGCGCGCCGTCTGACCTCCGGCCAGGCCGCCAAAGCCGCTCCGCCCGCCCGCCGTCGCCGCAAACCGCCCGCCGATGCCGCTCCGTTGCCAACCCCGTCGCCAACCCTGTCGCCCCCCGCGTCTCCTCGCGTGTCGCCCGCCCGCGCCGCCGCCCTCGCGCTTGACCCGTCGACGTCCCCGACACCTCCTGTGAAGGACCAAGGCATGTCCCAGACCGCACCCGCCCGCCCGCGCCGCACCCCGCCGGTCTTCTTCACCCATCCCGGCCCGATGACCTGGATCAAGAACCTGGGCGAAGACCTGGTCACCGGCGGCACACGCCCCGACCTGACCCCGCCGTCCAGCCAATCGGACCCCGTGCCGCCCCCTCAGCCCTTGTCCCCCGTTCAGCCCGATCCGCTGCCGCTGCGCATCGTCGCCGATGCCCCCGCACAATCCGACCCCGCACAATCCGACCCCGACATGGGCGCGCTGCAGGGCCACGAACGGGGCATGGTGCCCGGGCGCATGACACCGCCCTCGGACCCTGTCGGCATCCCCGACACGCCCGGCCCGGAGGAGATCACGCCGCCACACGACCCCGGCACGGACCCGACCAGCCCGCCCGAGATGCCCGACATCGCGCCGCCCACCGAAATCCCCGTCGGCACGCCGCCCGAACTGCCCCAGGACCTGCCCGGCACACCCATCCCGACGCCCGAGCCGGAAATCACGCCCGAAATCACGCCCGAAATCACGCCCGAACCGGAGCCGGAAACGCCCGAGGAAACACCCGAACCCGAGCCCGAGACGCCGGATCCGGAACCCACCCCGGATCCCGCTCCCGAAGAAACGCCCGAAGAACCGCCTGAAGAAACGCCCGAAGAACCGCCTGAAGAGACGTCCGAAGAAACGCCTGAAGAGACGCCAGACCCCGAGATCCCCGGCGATACCGACGCAGGCAAGAAGGGCGGGAAGAAGAAGAAAAAGAAGAAGCCCGCCAAGGACAAGAAAAAGAAGAAATCCAAAAAGGCCTGACCCCAAGCCTTTCCCTCAGGATGCCAATCCGCGCGCCCAAGGTCGGGCGCCCCGCATCCCATGCCTGCGGACCTCCCCCGCAGGCGCAGACCACCAAGGAGACCCTCTCATGAAATCCCTCGCCGTCGCCCTGATGTGCCTCATCGCCCAACCGGCCCTTGCCGAATGGTACTTCGTCTCGAACCTCGAAGGCGGCGCCGAATACTGGACCTTCACCAATCCCACGGGCAAGCTGACGCCGGTTGGCACCCAGACCGAAGAGATCCGCATCACCCGCAACCCGATGGTGCGCGACCTGGGCCCCGACGGCGTCTGCACGCATGACAATTGCACCATCTCGGTGGTGGTGGACGGCAAGATGCCCAAGGCGGGCGACCCGGTCACGGTGCGGTTCTCGACCACCGTGCTGATGAACCTGACGGCCGCCAGCGATGACGCCCTGCTGGTCAATGCCACCCCCGTGGGCGAGGTCAACACCAATGCCTTCATCCGCAACATCCGCGACGGCGCCTGGGTCGACATCACCTATGCCGGCCAGACCCACCGCTTCGACCTGTCGGGCTCCAGCAAGGCCTGGGGCGCCTATCGCCACTACTCGGACACCGACGCGTTCAAAAGCTACGGCGGCTGACTGCGGCGGCTGACTGGGGCGGCTGACACCCGGGCCCGATCCGCAAGACGGCGAGACATGCAAAAGGCCAGGCGCGCAAGCACCTGGCCTTCTTTCATCTCGAACGGGGAAAGGGTTCAGAAATCCGCCGTGCGGTCGCGGATGACGAACGTCTTGTCCATCTTCAGGGTCTTCGGTTTTTCCAGCCCGTCCAGCACCTTGACGATATCGATGCTTTCGATGTCCTGGCCCTCGTAGGTCTTGAAGTAATAGACCAGGTTCTGGGTGTCGGATGCAGAGGTCCACAGCGTGTATTCCGTCATCACGCCGTTATCCTTCAGATCCTCGCGGATCGACCCCTTGGGGATGTCGAAGTTGTTGAGGATGTGAAACGCCTCGAAGATCGCGTCGCCGGCGGTTTCGGCCGGCAGCGTCGAATTGGCGAAGGCGGTGGCCCGCACGAATCGCGACGGCGATGTGAAATCCCCCGGCAGCCCGGCCATGCCGGTGCCCTGGCCGAAGGGCTTCAGCACCTGGCTGCCCACGGTGATCTGATCCTTGGCGTCCATGCCCAGGCCGATGTAGTTCTGCAGGTTGGTCAGGTGCCAGTCATAGGTCGGGTTGTTGGTCACCGCGTTGACCGTGTTGTCCCAGATCTTCATCCCGTCGGCGCTGTATTCCACCACGATGGATGCGCCGGTCTTGTCGGTGATCGCGTAATGCACCGGGGCGGGCCCGCCGATTTCCTGGATGTCCGTCCCCACGACGGCCAGTTTCGGCAGCGCTTCCTTCACCTCGGCCACGGTGGAAAACTGGCCCAGAACCCAGTTGCCCAGCTCTTCCGAGGAAATCGCGTGGTCCTTGTTTTCCGGCGTCAGGTCGTCCAGCACGGCGGAGCCGGCGAAATAGAAGATCCCGAAATACAGGCCCTCGGTGTTCATCCCGTCCACGATCACCGGCATGTCGAACCCGTTGGCCCCGGCGAACCCGTACTTGGTCTCGTAGGAAAATCCGGTCTCGTCCGGGTTCAGCGCCAGCGTCTCGATCCTGGTGCCCGCGGGCACCGCGACGATGTCCGATTTCAGGTCGAACCCGAATTCCATCGTCCGCGCCGGAACGGTGGTCCCGTCCTTGGCGTGCAGCACGATGCCGGTGCAGGCCAGCGCCTGCTGGCTGGCCAGACCCAGCAGCATCGTCGCCGCCGCAACCCGTTTCACGATCAAGCTGATCTTCATGTCTTTCGTCTCCCGTATCCGGACGCCATGTCCTTGATATGTCACGAGACAATGGGTCACGCTGCCGGGATCCGCAAGGGATGGCGACGAAACTCCTTATGATTTCAGTAAGGTACAGACAATATGTCGCTGTCGCCGGACGCGGTCCGCTGCGCCCATTCCGGGGAACACCGCCGACGATGTCCGGACGGCCGGGTATTTCAAAAGAGAAAGAAGCAGATTTGCGCGCGCCATACGGCCCCCTGACGCAAAACGCCCCCGCAGGGCAAACCGCAGGGGCGTCTGGTCCTGGGCCGTGGCCGGCGTCAGCGCGTCAGGGCCAGCATCTTCTGCGTGCTGCGCAGGGCCATCAGCCCGATCACCACCGCGCCCAGCCCCGAAATCACCGCGACGGCGCGATCCTGGGTCAGCGCCGACAGAAAGATCCCGGCCAGCCCCCAGGCCACGCCGGCCTCGTACATGGCCGTGTCGCGCACCGTCCAGATCACGAACCCCGCCACCAGCAGCGCCAGCACCAGGCAGAAGATCGCGGCGGACCGTTCGCTGAGCAACCCGTAGCCGCCCAGCAGCAGGCCCAGGCTGACAAAGCTGGCCGCCGTCAGCCAGCCGGCGAACAGGCCCGCCGGCGCCCGCGCCATCCAGTGATCCAGGAAGGGCGCATCGTGCAGCGCCACGATCGCCGCCACCATCATGACGAAGATCAGGATCGTCGCCAGGAACGGGCTGACCTGCGCCACCGGCAGCCAGGTCGCCCCGACCGCCAGCGCCAGCGTCAGGCTGGGCCGCATCGCCGACCAGTCCGGCTCGCTCATGCGCATGAACAGGCCGAAGATCGCGCTGACCGCCAGCCAGCCGTAGACCAGCGTCCAGATCAGGAATGTCCAGCCGGGCGGCTGGATCAGCGGATCGACCTGGGGCACCGGGAATTGCGCCGGGTCATAGCCCCGGAAGCTTCCCGTCACGAAGGGCGATGCGATGAAGGCCGCCGTCGCCAGAAAGACGACGATGGCCATGAAGGGGGTAGGGCGGGTCATGACAGCTGTCCGTCCGGGTTGAGCCTGGTCTTCCCTCCAAGATAGGGCGTCAGGACCTCGGGCAACACCACGGATCCATCTTCCTGCTGGCCGTTCTCCAGCACCGCGATCAGGCAGCGCCCCACGGCCAGCCCCGACCCGTTCAGCGTATGCACGTATTCCGGCTTGCCGCCGCCCTCGGGACGGAACCGCGCGTTCATCCGCCGCGCCTGGAACGCCCCCGTGGTGGACACCGAAGAGATCTCGCGGAACGTGTCCTGCCCGGGCAGCCAGACCTCGATGTCATAGGTGCGGCGCGCGCCGAACCCGGTGTCGCCGGAACACAGCAGCACCGTGCGATACGGCAGCCCCAGCGCCTCCAGGATGCCTTGGGCGCAGCCCAGCATCCGCTGCTGTTCGGCGTCCGACTGGTCGGGATGCGTGATCGACACCATCTCGACCTTCTCGAACTGGTGCTGGCGCAGCATGCCGGACGTGTCCTTGCCCGCGCTGCCGGCTTCGGACCGGAAACACTGGGTATGCGCCGTCATCCGGATCGGCAGCTGCCCGGCGTCCAGCATGTCGCCCGCCACCGAATAGGTCAGCGTGACCTCGGACGTGGGGATCAGCCACCAGCCATTGGTGGTCTGATAGCTGTCGTCGCCGAATTTCGGCAGCTTGTCGGTGCCATACATCGCCTCTTCGCGCACCAGCACCGGTGTCTGCACCTCGGTCAGGCCGTTCTTGTCGACATGTGTGTCCACCATGAACTGCGCCAGCGCCCGGTGAATGCGCGCCACGCCGGCCTTCAGGAACACGAACCGCGCGCCCGATGTCTTGGCCGCCGTCTCGAAATCCATCGCCGCCGCGACGCCGGCGATCTGGTAATGCTCCACCGGCGTGAAGGCGAACGACGGTGCCGCGCCCCAGCGCCCGACCTCGACATTGCCGTCCTCGTCGGCGCCCTCGGGCACGTCATCGGCCAGAACGTTGGGGATGCGCGCCAGCATGTCGGTCAGCTTCGCGTCCAGCTCCTTGGCCTCGGCCTGCATTGCCGCCACTTCGGCCTTCTTGTCGGCCACCAGCGCGCGCAGCCGCTCGAACGCGGCCTCGTCGCCGCGTCCCTTGGCCGCACCGACTTCCTTGCTTGCCTTGTTCTGCTCGGCCTGCGCCGTCTCGGCGGCCAGGATCTTGGCGCGCCGCGCCTCGTCAAGCGCGAGGATGTCCGACGACATCGACGCGTCTCCCCGACGAGCAAGGGCGGCGTCGAAGCCTTCCGGGTTCTCGCGGATCAGGCGGATGTCGTGCATGTCCTGGCACTCCTTTGGTGAATCACTCGATCATGGTCCTGGGCGCCTTATGACAGCGCGATCGCCAAAGGGGTAGGGGACGCGGCCCATCGGCCCATCCCGCCTTCCTGTCCTTGCTCACCTGTCCCCGATCTCCTCCGCCACCCAGTCCAGCGCCCGGGGCACCAGCGTCCGGTCTCCGGCAATTGCCGACACCACGCCCACCACGCGCCAGCCATCGCCCACCTTGCCCAGCATCGGCCCCCCCGACGCCCCGTGTTCCACCGCGCAACGCGTCATCGCCAGCGAGAATTTCCGCAGCTCCAGGTCGCAATCGAACCGCCCGCCCAGCACATGCGGCCGCGACCCCTGGTAACCCAGCACCGCGTAGGGGCCGCTGACCAGGTCCCGACCCAGCAAGGGCAGCGGCGCGATGTCCATCGCACTTTCCAGCCGCAACAGCGCCAGGTCATGCCCCGGATCGATGCGCCCGTCCTCCACCGCAAGGGGGTGCAACAGCGCCTCGACAACCCGCCGATCGCCCCGCGCGTGCCCCCGATGCCAACCGGCCACGAAATGCAGGTCGCCCACCGCAACCCTCTGACCGGTCTCGCGAAACAGGCAATGGCCCGCCGTCAGCACCCGGTCCGGCGCCACCAGAACTCCCGAACACATCCCCCGCGTCCGGAACCCCGCCGCATTCACCCGGCCCACGGCGGCCCAGACATCATGCGCCTCCTCCGGCAGCGCCGGCAGCCCGCCCGCACCCGCAGCCCCCGCCCAAAGACACAGCGCCGCCGCTCCCAGCTTCTTCTTGGTCCAAATACCCAAACCAGCCCCATCCATCCGATGCCCCGCCTGCATACCGCGACAAGCTTGAAACCGCCGCCCCCGAATATCCCGCTTGCCTCATGTCACCCCCTCGTGACACATGATGTCACGAGGGGGTGACAAATGCCCCGATCCCCGCAAAGCCCCCGGACGCTCCCATGCCGACACACGACACCAAACCCCGCAACCGCCAGCAGACCAAAGATCGCATCCTGACCGCCCTCCAGGCGATCCTGCTGCGCGACGGGTTCAACGGCGTCTCTATCACCTCGGTCGCGCACGAGGCCGGCGTCGACAAGGTGCTGATCTACCGCTATTTCGGCCGGATCGACGACCTGCTGACCGCCTTCGGCCAACATGCCGATTTCTGGCCCTCCGTCGATGAAGTGCTGTCCCCCGACAACGACATCCTGGCCCCCGCCGAACGCCTCGCGTCCTTCTTCAACCGCTTCGTCGAGGCGCTGCGCGCGCGTCCGATGACGATCGAGATCCTGGCGATGGAAATCGGCGCGCCCAATCCGCTGACCGCCGCGCTCGACGCCACGCGCGAGGCCTGGGGCAGGGAGGTCGCGGACCGCCTGGCCGTCGGTCTCGACATGCCGCACCGCCGGCTGGCGACCATCGTCACCCTGCTGGTCTGCGGCATCCAGTTCCTGGGCCTGCGGGCGCGCGCCACCGACACGTTCGGCGGCATCCGCATCGGCAGCGCCACGGGCTGGCAGACCATCCGCGCCGATCTCGCCTGGCTCTGCGACGCGCTGCTGAGCGATCTTCCGCCCCATCCGACACAGCCGGGCTGAGGGGACCGGCGCCGTCCCGTCCCGGGCCCTCACGCCGCGGCCCCCGGCGTCCGGCGGTCCCGACCCAGACCCCGACCCTGTCCCCGACCCCGACCCGTCGTTTTGTACAAAACCGCCAAATCCACGCGCCCGGATGGGACAAAGCGGTCGAAACCGCCGTGTTTTCGCCTTCCGCGAATAGACGTCCGCACCGCCTTGCGCCTCCTGCAT includes these proteins:
- the bamB gene encoding Outer membrane protein assembly factor BamB precursor gives rise to the protein MTKAQDTTSGRGRAWLSVLAALALLAACQEPEVVLPGDREDIPEIAAFSKDPDPADNKAVSISLPSQTTNSSWAQGPGTTANRVSNAALRPVPVLAWATGIGEGNDRRHRITAAPVVGGGKVFTLDSRARVTALSPSGAVLWTYDGTPPWAGKNDATGGGLAYDNGTLYVSIGFGSLIALDAATGQPRWTQRLEATGSGKPLVAGDLVYLVAGDDTGWAVEKSNGRIRWQIESTDTVAHVLGAPSPAIAGDLVVFAFGSGDIVGTFKSGGLRRWTTTVAGKRPGNSASRIGDVTGPPVVVGSKIYIGNASGRIAALDSGSGDRVWTAPFGAMTSVWPAGNSIFALTDSNQLVRLNAADGDPIWAVDLPRYIKDKPLGRGPVYAHYGPILAGSRIWVASSDGHLRAFSPTDGSLLADIEVPGGATADPVVAGNTLYVVGAKGQLFAFR
- the der gene encoding GTP-binding protein EngA; the encoded protein is MTLTLAIVGRPNVGKSTLFNRLVGKRLALVDDQPGVTRDLREGQARLGDLKFTVIDTAGLEEATDESLQGRMRKLTERAVDMSDVCLFIIDARTGLAPADRVFAEILRKRAGHVVLAANKAEGAAADAGVLEAWELGLGEPVRISAEHGEGMADLYAALMPFADAADAKAAKAAEDAPEIEVDLDEDNEDTSIPMPTVAKPLQVAVVGRPNAGKSTLINRIVGEDRLLTGPEAGITRDAISLPVVWDGTPMRIFDTAGMRKKAKVQEKLEKMSVSDGLRAVKFAEVVVVLLDAAIPFEQQDLRIADLAEREGRAVVVAVNKWDLEDDKNAKIRELRESFERLLPQLRGAPLVTLSARTGRGIDRLHAAINKAYEVWNRRVPTAQLNRWLGAMVEAHPPPAPQGKRIKLRYMTQAKTRPPGFVVMCSHPEKMPESYTRYLVNGLRVDFDMPGTPIRLTLRSQASKNPYKGRKTPGPSRLRKHLKS
- the des_1 gene encoding Fatty acid desaturase, with amino-acid sequence MSIDIRVHTRQFVEKDNRVAALSYFGTFAVYFTSFFLAATYAATWWILVPMGAIMALAAVRLYVLQHDCGHHSLFETRQQNELAGHGLSVFTFAPFEAMKQNHNEHHGYIGNLDHRDTGEINTMTLREWNEAGFWERLGYRLYRNPFILIPLGALFTYFIRYRWPKNAVKYGVRGVILHNIALLCWIGLIYMLFGWTGIWVWLGSSYAGGMFGVWLVYLQHNFEDTYWDRRPDLDPQIAALQGSSCLDFGWFFDFMVASINLHDIHHLNSRIPSYRLRACHYSIPEELGMRRIKFPEAIRAMRLKLWDEENERLVPFPATRETRTAAHAG
- a CDS encoding 5'-nucleotidase produces the protein MTDFVLVDLDGTLVDPAPGIIGSFRHALTTLGHPAPPAQDLGWIIGPPLRRSFERQIGAPDQVEDAVAHYRDVYGGDGLFQATLYDGIVEALTGLKAAGYGMYLCTAKPIVFARRITAHFGLDTLFDGQYGADLDGRFDDKGDLIAHILAHEGLDGARGCMIGDRENDTSAAARNAMASVGVLWGYGDSGELTQGGASVLCAHPRDLGGCIDTLLGC
- a CDS encoding DNA repair and recombination protein RadA, which gives rise to MAVLTDIAGIGPVLERALRARGIASVSDLAQASPDDLRPVTGVGPRRAAKLIEDARRLTSGQAAKAAPPARRRRKPPADAAPLPTPSPTLSPPASPRVSPARAAALALDPSTSPTPPVKDQGMSQTAPARPRRTPPVFFTHPGPMTWIKNLGEDLVTGGTRPDLTPPSSQSDPVPPPQPLSPVQPDPLPLRIVADAPAQSDPAQSDPDMGALQGHERGMVPGRMTPPSDPVGIPDTPGPEEITPPHDPGTDPTSPPEMPDIAPPTEIPVGTPPELPQDLPGTPIPTPEPEITPEITPEITPEPEPETPEETPEPEPETPDPEPTPDPAPEETPEEPPEETPEEPPEETSEETPEETPDPEIPGDTDAGKKGGKKKKKKKPAKDKKKKKSKKA
- the cbh gene encoding Choloylglycine hydrolase, with protein sequence MKISLIVKRVAAATMLLGLASQQALACTGIVLHAKDGTTVPARTMEFGFDLKSDIVAVPAGTRIETLALNPDETGFSYETKYGFAGANGFDMPVIVDGMNTEGLYFGIFYFAGSAVLDDLTPENKDHAISSEELGNWVLGQFSTVAEVKEALPKLAVVGTDIQEIGGPAPVHYAITDKTGASIVVEYSADGMKIWDNTVNAVTNNPTYDWHLTNLQNYIGLGMDAKDQITVGSQVLKPFGQGTGMAGLPGDFTSPSRFVRATAFANSTLPAETAGDAIFEAFHILNNFDIPKGSIREDLKDNGVMTEYTLWTSASDTQNLVYYFKTYEGQDIESIDIVKVLDGLEKPKTLKMDKTFVIRDRTADF
- the serS gene encoding Serine--tRNA ligase; this encodes MHDIRLIRENPEGFDAALARRGDASMSSDILALDEARRAKILAAETAQAEQNKASKEVGAAKGRGDEAAFERLRALVADKKAEVAAMQAEAKELDAKLTDMLARIPNVLADDVPEGADEDGNVEVGRWGAAPSFAFTPVEHYQIAGVAAAMDFETAAKTSGARFVFLKAGVARIHRALAQFMVDTHVDKNGLTEVQTPVLVREEAMYGTDKLPKFGDDSYQTTNGWWLIPTSEVTLTYSVAGDMLDAGQLPIRMTAHTQCFRSEAGSAGKDTSGMLRQHQFEKVEMVSITHPDQSDAEQQRMLGCAQGILEALGLPYRTVLLCSGDTGFGARRTYDIEVWLPGQDTFREISSVSTTGAFQARRMNARFRPEGGGKPEYVHTLNGSGLAVGRCLIAVLENGQQEDGSVVLPEVLTPYLGGKTRLNPDGQLS
- a CDS encoding V8-like Glu-specific endopeptidase produces the protein MDGAGLGIWTKKKLGAAALCLWAGAAGAGGLPALPEEAHDVWAAVGRVNAAGFRTRGMCSGVLVAPDRVLTAGHCLFRETGQRVAVGDLHFVAGWHRGHARGDRRVVEALLHPLAVEDGRIDPGHDLALLRLESAMDIAPLPLLGRDLVSGPYAVLGYQGSRPHVLGGRFDCDLELRKFSLAMTRCAVEHGASGGPMLGKVGDGWRVVGVVSAIAGDRTLVPRALDWVAEEIGDR